In a genomic window of Borrelia maritima:
- a CDS encoding coiled-coil domain-containing protein — protein sequence MIKKIKSEINLLKIEKEKSLIELGKVLKNNNTVELKNLSHYPNLKLAEKELYQMKINLSKSEENENILKNLNKKIYILKKEYKSIRKSYKKKLKEIAQTIIKIYPQNLELTSKYNMNFSKLKLEKYKKIELENDHKTKNFLQRIILKVTSARNNIINMINAYKISKEFEKQIFTKYYSSENFESIINEFSLNKKLANAIVKEFKMLNENKINIKSIKEEIKQIIHTSKKENIYKKNKIKNEINLITKNKENIFKKIAEEFIETTKKEKIATKNNAISPLIQKIEKIKQKTLNLNNDLIKITKQEEIKNIQQKMQTLTKEKDKINNKLNELTSKIEVIQNELDNE from the coding sequence ATGATAAAAAAAATCAAATCCGAAATCAACTTGTTAAAGATAGAAAAAGAAAAAAGTTTAATTGAACTTGGGAAGGTATTGAAAAATAATAATACAGTAGAATTAAAAAATTTAAGCCACTATCCTAATCTAAAATTAGCAGAAAAAGAATTGTACCAAATGAAAATCAATTTAAGCAAATCAGAAGAAAATGAAAACATATTAAAAAATTTAAACAAAAAGATTTATATTCTTAAAAAAGAATATAAATCTATTAGAAAATCATATAAAAAAAAGCTTAAAGAAATTGCTCAAACAATAATTAAAATTTATCCTCAAAATCTAGAATTAACATCAAAATATAACATGAATTTTTCTAAATTAAAACTTGAAAAATATAAAAAAATAGAATTAGAAAACGATCATAAAACAAAAAATTTTTTACAAAGAATAATACTTAAAGTAACCTCAGCAAGAAATAATATCATCAATATGATAAATGCATACAAAATATCAAAAGAATTTGAAAAACAAATATTCACAAAATATTATTCTTCTGAAAACTTTGAAAGCATAATAAATGAATTTTCATTAAATAAAAAATTAGCCAATGCAATTGTTAAAGAATTTAAAATGCTAAATGAAAATAAAATAAATATAAAAAGCATAAAAGAAGAAATAAAGCAAATAATACATACAAGCAAAAAAGAAAACATATACAAAAAGAATAAAATAAAAAACGAAATCAACCTTATTACAAAAAACAAAGAAAATATTTTTAAAAAAATTGCTGAAGAATTTATTGAAACCACAAAAAAAGAAAAAATTGCAACTAAAAACAATGCAATCAGTCCACTAATCCAAAAAATAGAAAAAATAAAACAAAAAACATTAAACTTAAATAATGATTTAATAAAAATAACAAAACAGGAAGAAATAAAAAACATTCAACAAAAGATGCAAACCTTAACAAAAGAAAAAGATAAAATTAATAATAAATTAAATGAGTTAACTTCTAAAATAGAAGTTATTCAAAATGAACTTGACAATGAATAA
- the efp gene encoding elongation factor P, translated as MAVVKSGEIEKGSFLLIKGAPHIVLEREFSKTGRGGAIVRLKLKNLKNKFVIRETLKGADTAEAIEIHEVSAQYLYKDKDVLVFMDLESYDQVSLDLKESANLQDKMLFLQESEIYSLIMFDNVVIDIKLAPKIAFEVIEAETAVKGDTVTNAMKNITLNTGLVIKAPLFINVGDKVLVNSETKEYAERIKS; from the coding sequence ATGGCAGTAGTAAAATCTGGTGAGATTGAGAAAGGTTCTTTTTTGCTTATCAAAGGGGCCCCACATATTGTTCTTGAGAGAGAATTTTCAAAAACAGGTAGGGGAGGGGCAATAGTAAGGTTAAAGCTTAAGAACTTAAAAAATAAATTTGTTATTAGAGAAACTTTAAAAGGGGCAGATACTGCAGAAGCTATTGAAATTCATGAGGTTAGTGCTCAGTATTTATACAAAGATAAAGACGTTTTGGTTTTTATGGATTTAGAGAGTTATGATCAAGTTAGTTTGGACTTAAAGGAAAGTGCTAATTTACAAGATAAGATGCTTTTTTTGCAGGAGTCTGAAATTTATTCTCTTATAATGTTTGACAATGTGGTTATTGATATTAAGCTGGCTCCAAAGATTGCTTTTGAGGTTATAGAAGCTGAGACAGCTGTTAAAGGCGATACTGTAACAAATGCAATGAAAAATATTACTCTTAATACAGGACTTGTAATAAAAGCTCCGCTTTTTATTAACGTTGGAGATAAAGTTTTAGTTAATTCTGAAACTAAAGAGTATGCAGAGCGGATTAAAAGTTAA
- a CDS encoding PstS family phosphate ABC transporter substrate-binding protein: protein MKKFIILIFMLSTSLLYNCKNQDNEKIVSIGGSTTVSPILDEMILRYNKINSNTKVTYDAQGSSVGINGLFNKIYKIAISSRDLTKEEIEQGAKETVFAYDALIFITSPEVKITNITEENLAKILNGKIQNWKQVGGPDAKINFINRDSSSGSYSSIKDLLLKKIFKTHEESQFRQDGIVVKSNGEVIEKTSLTPYSIGYIGLGYAKNSIEKDLNILSINSIYPTKKTINSNKYTIKRNLIIVTNNKYEDKSVTEFIDFMTNSIGQDIVEEQGFLGIKT, encoded by the coding sequence ATGAAAAAATTTATTATCTTAATTTTTATGCTATCAACAAGTTTATTATACAACTGTAAAAATCAAGACAATGAAAAAATTGTGTCAATTGGGGGATCTACAACTGTAAGCCCAATACTAGACGAAATGATTTTAAGATACAATAAAATAAACAGTAATACTAAAGTAACATACGATGCACAAGGAAGCAGTGTCGGCATAAACGGTCTATTCAACAAAATATATAAAATAGCAATATCATCAAGAGATTTAACAAAAGAGGAAATTGAACAAGGGGCAAAAGAAACTGTATTCGCTTATGATGCTTTAATTTTCATCACAAGTCCTGAAGTAAAAATTACAAATATTACAGAAGAAAATCTAGCTAAAATATTAAATGGAAAAATTCAAAATTGGAAACAAGTAGGAGGCCCAGATGCTAAAATCAACTTTATTAATAGAGATTCCTCTTCTGGTTCTTATTCATCTATAAAAGATCTACTTCTTAAAAAAATATTTAAAACTCACGAAGAATCTCAATTTAGACAGGATGGTATAGTAGTAAAATCTAATGGAGAAGTAATTGAAAAAACAAGCCTCACTCCATACTCAATAGGATACATAGGTCTTGGGTACGCAAAAAATTCAATAGAAAAAGATTTAAATATACTTTCTATCAACAGCATATACCCTACAAAAAAAACAATAAATAGCAATAAATACACCATTAAAAGAAATTTAATAATAGTTACAAATAATAAATATGAGGATAAAAGCGTAACTGAATTTATTGACTTTATGACAAACTCAATCGGACAAGATATCGTTGAAGAACAAGGTTTTTTGGGGATAAAAACATAA
- the pstC gene encoding phosphate ABC transporter permease subunit PstC — MHLSLKTKRKIVGFIFKSFILISAIISSLSIIFLGAFILKTGITPFINNKIKIFNFLLSTNWDPTNNLHKSYGILAFIMNSFLTTLFSILIALPIGLGFAIYLFEKAKGFYRKFLQTIIELLAGIPSVVYGFFGSTFIAALVKNIFQREDNLGYNLISSSLILSMMIVPTIISVCYSSLKAVPKSYKFASLALAATDWQTIYKVIIPSASRGILAGTILAIGRAIGETVAVLMVGGGSPLFIKNVFSPIRTLTVNIAMDMGYASGTHREALFSTALVLLLFSIITNLLKNFILSSNKGLKKK; from the coding sequence ATGCATCTAAGCTTAAAGACAAAAAGAAAGATAGTTGGATTTATTTTCAAATCTTTTATTCTTATATCCGCAATAATAAGCTCCCTATCAATAATATTTTTGGGTGCATTTATTTTAAAAACCGGAATAACACCATTTATCAATAACAAAATTAAAATTTTCAACTTTTTACTTAGTACAAATTGGGATCCTACTAATAATCTACACAAATCTTATGGAATCTTAGCATTCATAATGAATTCCTTTTTGACCACACTTTTTTCTATTTTAATCGCATTGCCAATTGGATTGGGATTTGCAATATATTTATTTGAAAAAGCAAAAGGATTTTATAGAAAATTTTTACAAACAATAATAGAGCTTTTAGCAGGAATCCCCAGTGTGGTTTATGGATTTTTTGGAAGCACATTTATTGCCGCTTTAGTAAAAAACATTTTTCAAAGAGAAGACAATTTGGGATACAACTTAATAAGCTCATCACTCATTTTAAGTATGATGATAGTTCCCACAATAATTAGCGTTTGCTATTCGTCACTTAAAGCCGTTCCCAAATCGTATAAATTTGCATCTCTTGCGTTAGCAGCAACAGACTGGCAAACAATATATAAGGTAATAATACCCTCGGCTAGTCGAGGTATTTTGGCAGGAACAATATTGGCAATAGGAAGAGCTATTGGAGAAACAGTAGCGGTATTAATGGTCGGAGGGGGATCTCCCCTTTTTATAAAAAATGTATTTTCTCCCATTAGAACGCTAACTGTAAATATTGCTATGGACATGGGATATGCCTCAGGGACTCACAGAGAAGCCCTCTTCTCTACGGCTCTAGTGCTGTTACTATTTTCAATAATTACAAATTTACTCAAAAATTTCATACTATCTTCAAACAAAGGGTTAAAGAAAAAGTGA
- the pstA gene encoding phosphate ABC transporter permease PstA, producing the protein MYNSFFYFKKKQTLFLNETQSFVPFKTEDNKEIQIAFIINKNIKIDEISIEDIYKIYNNKISHWGSISDQGIDIIPIVNSLSSISNKDILKTLIKNNTFKKKYIKIEPSTKKMLQTINSTIGSISYLTKEEFESLDFNLYPNIKALKIKTMSVLISKKTLTKNENEIINTLGIDEIEKLIKGKEKWVNLISKDIELRIIKYFDQEEKIIETIEKTEGSLAIVPWHYFQNLKAPFIKMHYFTKSSPLNLNFILSIPRDSGAYGGISYLILNTFYVILLTTAISICIGIGTGIMLAEYTSNKIFYKMLSMSVDILSSIPAIIFGLFGLIFFVPIFGIGILSGAITSSLMILPMIVKTTEEAFKTIPKSYKYASFALGANKTETIILIMVPAAAPGILTGMVLAIGRALGETAVLLFTMGTNLGLATNLNEPSRTLTVHLLMLFQEGHLDKGFGTASILVIMILIINLTSKFLINKLYRIK; encoded by the coding sequence TTGTACAACTCTTTTTTTTATTTCAAAAAAAAACAAACTTTATTTTTAAACGAAACTCAAAGCTTCGTGCCATTTAAAACAGAAGACAACAAAGAAATACAAATTGCTTTTATTATTAACAAAAATATCAAAATAGATGAAATCTCAATAGAAGACATTTACAAGATATATAATAATAAAATTTCGCATTGGGGAAGCATTTCAGATCAAGGAATTGACATTATACCCATTGTCAACTCACTTAGCAGTATATCTAACAAAGATATTCTAAAAACACTAATAAAAAACAATACATTTAAAAAAAAATACATAAAAATTGAACCATCTACAAAAAAAATGCTTCAAACCATAAACAGCACAATAGGCTCTATAAGCTATTTGACAAAAGAAGAATTTGAATCCCTAGATTTTAATTTATATCCCAATATTAAAGCTTTAAAAATAAAAACTATGTCTGTCCTAATAAGTAAAAAAACTTTAACAAAAAATGAAAATGAAATAATCAATACACTGGGTATTGATGAAATTGAAAAACTCATTAAAGGTAAAGAAAAATGGGTTAATTTAATATCAAAGGATATTGAATTAAGAATAATAAAATATTTTGATCAAGAAGAAAAAATAATAGAAACCATAGAAAAAACAGAAGGCTCACTAGCAATTGTACCTTGGCACTATTTTCAAAATCTTAAAGCACCCTTTATCAAAATGCATTACTTTACTAAAAGTAGTCCTTTGAATTTAAATTTCATATTATCTATTCCAAGAGATTCTGGTGCATATGGTGGAATTTCCTACTTAATCTTAAATACTTTTTATGTAATACTACTAACAACTGCTATTTCAATATGCATTGGAATAGGAACTGGCATAATGCTTGCTGAATACACTTCTAACAAAATATTTTATAAAATGCTATCTATGAGTGTTGACATATTGTCTTCAATTCCTGCAATAATTTTTGGACTTTTTGGACTAATATTTTTTGTTCCAATTTTTGGGATAGGAATACTCTCAGGAGCAATAACAAGCTCCCTAATGATATTACCAATGATTGTTAAAACAACCGAAGAAGCATTTAAAACAATCCCAAAATCATACAAATATGCTTCATTCGCCTTGGGAGCAAACAAAACAGAAACCATAATTTTAATTATGGTTCCAGCAGCTGCTCCTGGAATACTAACAGGAATGGTTCTTGCAATAGGTAGAGCTTTAGGGGAAACAGCTGTACTGCTTTTTACAATGGGAACAAACTTGGGACTTGCAACAAATTTAAATGAACCATCAAGAACATTAACTGTACACTTACTGATGCTATTTCAAGAAGGACACCTGGATAAAGGATTTGGAACAGCTTCAATACTTGTAATAATGATACTCATAATAAATTTAACATCAAAATTTTTAATAAATAAATTATATAGGATTAAATAA
- the pstB gene encoding phosphate ABC transporter ATP-binding protein PstB, producing MVKEKDKPINEIIIETENLNLFYADFKALKEINIKILKNSITSLIGPSGCGKSTFLRTLNRMNDLVEGIKIEGNVIYEGKNIYSNNFDILELRRKIGMVFQTPNPFLMSIYDNISYGPKIHGTKDKNQLDEIVEQSLKKSALWEEVKDKLHTNALSLSGGQQQRLCIARTLAIEPNVILMDEPTSALDPISTGKIEELIINLKESYTIIIVTHNMQQAGRISDRTAFFLNGCIEEESPTDELFFNPKNAKTEEYISGKFG from the coding sequence GTGGTAAAAGAAAAAGATAAACCGATAAACGAAATTATAATAGAAACAGAAAATCTCAATCTATTTTATGCAGACTTTAAAGCTTTAAAAGAAATAAATATTAAAATATTAAAAAATAGCATTACCTCTTTAATAGGTCCATCTGGCTGCGGCAAATCAACATTCTTAAGAACTCTCAACAGAATGAATGACCTTGTTGAAGGCATTAAAATAGAAGGCAATGTAATATATGAAGGGAAAAACATTTATTCAAACAATTTCGATATCCTAGAACTTAGAAGAAAAATAGGAATGGTCTTTCAAACACCCAACCCATTTTTAATGTCTATCTACGACAACATAAGCTATGGCCCAAAAATTCACGGAACAAAAGATAAAAACCAACTAGATGAAATAGTAGAACAATCACTAAAAAAATCTGCACTCTGGGAAGAGGTCAAAGACAAACTTCATACAAATGCCCTAAGTCTGTCAGGGGGACAACAACAAAGACTCTGCATTGCAAGAACTCTTGCAATAGAACCTAATGTAATACTAATGGATGAACCCACCTCTGCACTAGATCCAATATCAACAGGAAAAATTGAAGAACTAATAATAAACTTAAAAGAAAGTTACACAATAATCATTGTAACCCATAACATGCAACAAGCAGGAAGAATATCTGACAGAACCGCATTTTTCCTTAATGGATGCATTGAAGAAGAAAGCCCAACTGATGAACTATTCTTTAATCCTAAGAATGCTAAAACTGAAGAATATATCAGCGGAAAATTTGGATAA
- a CDS encoding ZIP family metal transporter, giving the protein MTKSILDYLLTLHPVLLGLLGSTFTWFTTAFGAAAVFFFRKVDNKIMDAMLGFSAGIMIAASFFSLIKPAIERAEELGYIPWMPAVFGFLVGAFFIYIVDVFVPDLDKLTFIDEDLTKHGKKDFLLFTAVTLHNFPEGLAVGVAFGALASNPDIQTLVGAMLLTLGIGIQNIPEGAAISLPLRRGNVALLKCFNYGQMSGLVEIVGGLMGAYAVYSFTRILPFALAFSAGAMIYVSIEQLIPEAKRKDIDNKVPSIFGVIGFTLMMFLDVSLG; this is encoded by the coding sequence ATGACAAAATCAATTTTAGATTATTTATTGACTTTGCATCCTGTATTATTGGGGCTTTTAGGTTCTACTTTCACTTGGTTTACTACAGCTTTTGGAGCAGCAGCAGTTTTTTTCTTTAGAAAGGTAGATAATAAAATAATGGACGCTATGCTTGGCTTTTCAGCAGGCATTATGATAGCGGCTAGTTTTTTTTCGCTTATTAAACCAGCTATAGAAAGAGCTGAAGAGCTTGGATACATTCCCTGGATGCCAGCTGTTTTTGGATTTCTTGTTGGTGCATTTTTTATATATATTGTAGATGTATTTGTTCCAGATCTTGATAAACTTACTTTTATTGATGAAGATTTGACTAAACATGGTAAAAAAGATTTTTTACTCTTTACTGCTGTTACTTTGCACAATTTTCCAGAAGGATTAGCTGTTGGAGTTGCTTTTGGAGCTTTAGCATCTAATCCAGATATTCAAACTTTAGTTGGGGCCATGCTTCTTACACTCGGTATAGGCATTCAAAATATTCCGGAAGGAGCTGCTATTTCTCTCCCGTTAAGAAGAGGTAATGTTGCTCTGTTAAAATGCTTTAACTATGGTCAAATGTCAGGACTTGTGGAAATTGTAGGGGGACTTATGGGAGCTTATGCTGTTTATTCTTTTACCCGAATTTTACCTTTTGCTTTAGCTTTCTCAGCGGGAGCTATGATTTATGTGTCAATTGAACAATTAATACCTGAGGCTAAGAGAAAAGACATTGACAATAAAGTGCCGAGTATATTTGGTGTTATTGGTTTTACATTAATGATGTTTCTTGATGTTTCATTAGGTTAA
- a CDS encoding alanine--tRNA ligase — MTLDELRRKYIDFFKSKKHFEIMGKSLVPENDPTVLFNTAGMQPLIPYLLGEIHPSGDMLVNVQKCLRTGDIDEVGDLSHLTFFEMLGNWSLGAYFKEHSVKCSFEFLTSSDYLNISKDSLYVSVFEGDQEIPRDTETAKVWESLGIPKDRIYYLSKDHNFWGPVGSKGPCGPDTEIYVDTGKNKCSADCNITCSCGKYFEIWNNVFMQYNKDENGNYIELDRKCVDTGMGLERTIAFLQGKSSVYDTDAFIPIIKKIESISGKIYGQKEDYDRYIRIISDHVKSACFILADSSAILPSNLGQGYVLRRLIRRSIRYAKKLGIKSHFLSDLVDSVETIYRSFYNELTEKKDFIKKELSTEEEKFFKTLFQGEQEFIKITRNLPSKTIPGNIAFKLYDTYGFPYEVTEELASEYGFNVDKSDFNEYFKKHQEASKKGSDKIFKGGLADYTYETTKLHTATHLLHKALQLVLGDHVRQKGSNITAERLRFDFVHSEKMTDDEIKKVEEIVNLQIKNSLSVKKVIMELSEAREKGAMALFGEKYDNLVSVYEIDGFSLEVCGGPHVENTNELGTFKIQKEQSSSSGVRRIKAVLIDE, encoded by the coding sequence ATGACACTTGATGAGTTGCGTAGAAAATATATTGATTTTTTTAAATCAAAAAAACATTTTGAAATAATGGGTAAATCATTGGTTCCTGAAAATGATCCTACAGTTCTTTTTAATACAGCTGGCATGCAGCCCCTTATTCCTTATCTTCTTGGAGAAATACATCCATCAGGAGATATGCTTGTTAATGTCCAAAAATGCTTAAGAACAGGTGACATTGATGAGGTTGGTGATTTAAGTCATTTAACTTTTTTTGAAATGCTTGGAAATTGGTCTCTTGGGGCTTACTTTAAAGAGCATTCTGTAAAGTGTAGTTTTGAATTTTTGACGTCTTCTGATTATTTAAATATTTCAAAGGACAGTCTTTATGTAAGTGTTTTTGAAGGCGATCAAGAGATTCCACGTGATACAGAGACGGCCAAAGTTTGGGAGAGCTTAGGTATTCCCAAAGACAGAATATATTATCTTTCTAAAGATCATAATTTTTGGGGTCCTGTTGGATCTAAAGGACCTTGTGGTCCAGATACTGAAATATATGTGGATACTGGAAAGAATAAGTGTTCTGCTGATTGCAATATTACGTGTTCTTGTGGCAAGTATTTTGAAATTTGGAATAATGTTTTTATGCAATACAATAAAGACGAAAATGGTAATTACATAGAACTGGACCGAAAATGTGTTGATACGGGTATGGGGCTTGAGAGAACAATTGCTTTTTTGCAGGGCAAATCTTCAGTTTATGATACAGATGCATTTATCCCTATAATAAAGAAAATAGAATCTATTTCTGGTAAAATTTATGGACAAAAAGAAGACTATGATAGATATATTAGAATAATTTCTGATCATGTTAAATCGGCTTGCTTTATTCTTGCTGATAGTTCTGCTATTTTACCTTCCAATTTGGGTCAGGGATATGTTTTAAGAAGGCTAATTAGGCGCTCTATTAGGTACGCGAAGAAGCTTGGAATAAAATCTCATTTTTTATCTGATCTTGTTGATTCTGTAGAGACTATTTATAGATCTTTTTATAATGAATTAACAGAAAAAAAAGATTTTATTAAAAAGGAATTGAGCACAGAAGAAGAAAAGTTTTTTAAAACTTTATTTCAAGGTGAGCAAGAATTCATTAAAATAACACGAAATTTACCTTCCAAGACTATTCCTGGCAATATTGCTTTTAAACTTTACGATACTTATGGTTTCCCATATGAAGTAACAGAAGAGCTTGCTTCTGAATATGGCTTTAATGTTGATAAGTCAGATTTTAATGAATATTTTAAAAAACATCAAGAGGCTTCAAAGAAAGGGAGTGACAAAATCTTTAAAGGAGGGCTTGCTGATTATACTTATGAGACCACCAAGTTGCATACAGCTACTCATTTGCTTCATAAGGCACTTCAATTAGTACTAGGTGATCATGTTAGGCAAAAAGGAAGCAATATTACTGCTGAGCGATTAAGGTTTGATTTTGTTCATTCTGAAAAGATGACAGATGATGAAATAAAAAAAGTTGAAGAGATTGTTAATTTACAGATAAAAAATTCTTTATCTGTAAAAAAAGTTATAATGGAATTAAGTGAGGCTCGAGAAAAAGGCGCTATGGCGCTTTTTGGGGAGAAATATGATAATTTGGTGAGCGTTTATGAGATAGATGGATTTTCACTTGAAGTTTGTGGAGGTCCTCATGTAGAGAATACCAACGAACTTGGTACTTTTAAAATACAAAAAGAACAATCCTCATCTTCAGGGGTAAGAAGAATAAAAGCTGTTTTGATTGATGAGTAA
- a CDS encoding flagellar motor switch protein FliG — MQDPRLSKYKNTKNLSKKTIEEIDTLSLNKNFSDSEIQGSMLRSWINLIKGNKNKVPAETNPNSIKDLNPGFIRKESKVTKIAKYFLAIGLEKSAKIMSELDDSDIILITREISKISYISPEEKDHIIKEFEELLRNQKRYVKVDDNFAYELLNKTLGKSKAKSIYKKVTGNDIFIPFDYLSQIEHEQLWALIKDENIKTLVILYNYLNKDQKKYVFSMLEEKDRREFVKDLAKPRQLSMETIEAISNKLKDRFKMQGCLKTDKLDGSKILVDILSYMDSNEEKNLLNNINMKDLNPAVYSEIREKIFDINVILRIMDNDLHNILREFTDKEIAIIIKDKTDEVKDKILSNVSKRRKEIILDEEAFLGKISKKDLKTMTLSFINYIKNLTLKGDLIIYRKNEEFI; from the coding sequence ATGCAGGATCCTAGGCTTTCTAAGTATAAAAATACTAAAAATTTAAGCAAAAAAACCATTGAAGAAATTGATACTTTAAGTTTAAATAAAAACTTTTCAGATTCAGAGATTCAAGGTTCTATGCTCAGATCTTGGATAAATCTTATTAAAGGTAATAAAAATAAAGTGCCTGCTGAGACCAACCCCAATAGTATTAAAGATTTAAATCCGGGGTTTATTCGTAAAGAGAGTAAGGTTACAAAGATTGCAAAATATTTTTTGGCTATTGGGCTTGAAAAATCTGCAAAGATTATGTCTGAACTTGATGATTCAGATATAATCTTAATTACTAGAGAAATTTCAAAGATTAGTTATATTTCTCCAGAAGAAAAAGATCATATTATTAAAGAATTTGAAGAGTTGTTAAGAAATCAAAAAAGATATGTTAAAGTTGATGATAATTTTGCTTATGAATTGTTAAATAAAACGTTAGGGAAATCTAAAGCAAAATCAATTTATAAAAAAGTTACTGGCAATGATATTTTTATTCCTTTTGATTATTTGTCTCAAATTGAGCATGAACAACTTTGGGCATTAATTAAAGATGAGAATATTAAAACGCTTGTCATATTATATAATTATTTAAATAAAGATCAGAAAAAGTATGTTTTTTCAATGCTAGAAGAAAAAGATAGAAGAGAATTTGTAAAAGATCTTGCTAAACCAAGGCAATTGAGCATGGAGACAATAGAGGCAATTTCAAATAAGCTTAAGGATAGATTTAAGATGCAAGGGTGTCTTAAGACAGATAAACTTGATGGATCCAAGATACTTGTCGATATTTTAAGCTATATGGATTCTAATGAGGAGAAAAATCTGCTCAATAATATTAATATGAAAGATTTAAATCCTGCTGTGTACAGCGAAATTCGAGAAAAAATATTTGATATAAATGTAATCTTGAGAATTATGGATAATGACTTACATAATATTTTAAGAGAGTTTACAGACAAAGAGATTGCAATTATTATTAAAGATAAAACTGATGAGGTTAAAGATAAAATACTTTCAAATGTTTCAAAAAGACGTAAAGAAATTATTTTAGATGAAGAAGCTTTCTTAGGAAAAATAAGTAAAAAAGATTTAAAAACTATGACGCTATCTTTTATCAATTATATTAAAAATTTAACTTTAAAAGGCGATTTAATAATATATAGAAAAAATGAGGAATTTATTTAA
- a CDS encoding 6-phosphogluconolactonase, which yields MEFLYSDEENYLKNRFFDFFNMNIDKDKYTSIGICGGRSILTFLSVFLEQNFSFRRSHFFLVDERCVPLDNENSNYNLLNRHFFSKMVEKNLISASKFHAFFYNEIDETTAIHDYNIEFNSRFSIFDFILVSVGEDGHIASLFPSRKLLFSDIEGYQYEYNSPKFPSKRISLTPKSLFNSKAVVLLFMGIDKKRALENFLSFNTSINECPARLLKEHPNLLVLTNIRRDEIYAGS from the coding sequence ATGGAGTTTTTATATTCTGATGAAGAGAATTATTTAAAAAATAGATTTTTTGATTTTTTTAATATGAATATAGATAAAGATAAATACACAAGTATTGGAATTTGTGGTGGTCGAAGTATCCTTACTTTTTTAAGTGTTTTTCTTGAACAAAATTTTTCTTTTAGAAGATCACATTTTTTTTTGGTTGATGAGCGGTGTGTTCCATTGGATAACGAGAATAGCAATTATAATCTTTTAAATAGACATTTTTTTTCCAAAATGGTTGAAAAAAATTTAATAAGCGCTTCCAAGTTTCATGCTTTTTTTTATAACGAAATAGATGAAACTACAGCTATTCATGACTATAATATTGAATTTAATTCTAGGTTTAGTATTTTTGATTTTATTTTAGTTTCTGTTGGTGAGGATGGCCACATTGCATCGCTTTTCCCCTCAAGAAAACTCTTGTTTTCAGATATAGAAGGCTATCAGTATGAATACAATTCTCCTAAATTCCCTAGCAAAAGAATAAGCTTGACGCCAAAGTCTTTGTTTAATTCAAAAGCAGTTGTTTTGTTATTTATGGGTATTGATAAAAAGCGTGCTTTAGAAAATTTTTTAAGTTTTAATACCTCTATCAATGAATGTCCAGCCAGACTTCTTAAAGAGCATCCCAATTTACTAGTTCTTACAAACATTAGAAGAGATGAAATTTATGCAGGATCCTAG
- a CDS encoding SIMPL domain-containing protein — translation MLWKKDLFFLLLFLALLIIISYKRKNINTKNGSYIPVRGTSEKEIFLTSSSWNLQYDLSINVVNDNIKENNLNLSNNKIKNFFIKCGFNEDYVKKTLSLKILKIFVTIVLLFRLICTKGN, via the coding sequence ATGCTTTGGAAAAAGGATTTATTTTTTTTACTACTTTTCCTAGCATTGTTAATTATAATTTCTTACAAAAGAAAAAACATTAATACTAAGAATGGTAGCTACATTCCAGTTAGGGGCACAAGCGAAAAAGAAATCTTTTTAACATCTTCGAGTTGGAATTTACAATATGATTTAAGTATTAATGTTGTTAATGACAACATTAAAGAAAATAACTTAAATTTATCTAATAATAAGATCAAAAATTTTTTTATTAAATGCGGATTTAATGAAGATTATGTAAAAAAAACTTTATCGTTAAAAATATTAAAAATTTTTGTAACTATTGTTTTATTATTTAGATTAATATGTACTAAGGGAAATTAA